Proteins from one Ranitomeya variabilis isolate aRanVar5 chromosome 1, aRanVar5.hap1, whole genome shotgun sequence genomic window:
- the LOC143800395 gene encoding forkhead box protein I1c-like, producing the protein MNPFHLPAHQSSTNLHQIQPKSAQEATEMAVYGENASTYHQQNLHSTPSVVNYGNYSPSTTSYSWLNGGPGVNNTPGYLHGNNPNSHMPSSYGFQRQMVQNVPGFSQPVPCWFSTASREDLLKLVKPQYSYSALIAMAIQNAPQNKATLSQIYKYVENYYTFYNKRKAGWQNSIRHNLSLNNCFQKVSRKEDDPGKGNYWTLDPKCKKTFDNGKFRRTKKRTSESNKVEGHPVLGRKSGERPSMSTPSSTVVEASSEDLKSTAPSEITSTACLNNFFSSMTCSLDSTSMTSSLDSTSANRQMSLGLVNELSQRNITGLSSYTSGSLAVQSADLQDTFHLTRGPYYNSLHSSHQENTYSAHFNAKNIHSCF; encoded by the exons ATGAACCCATTTCATCTTCCAGCTCATCAGAGTTCTACAAATCTTCATCAGATTCAACCTAAAAGTGCCCAGGAGGCAACAGAGATGGCGGTATATGGTGAAAACGCCAGCACTTACCACCAGCAGAACTTACATTCAACTCCAAGTGTGGTCAACTATGGGAACTATTCACCTTCAACAACTTCTTACTCATGGCTTAATGG TGGGCCAGGAGTCAATAATACACCAGGATATCTTCATGGAAATAACCCAAACTCACACATGCCATCTTCTTATGGATTTCAGAGACAAATGGTGCAAAATGTGCCTGGATTTAGTCAACCAGTTCCTTGTTGGTTTTCCACAGCTTCTCGGGAGGATCTTCTGAAGCTAGTGAAGCCCCAATATTCTTACTCTGCTCTTATTGCTATGGCCATACAAAATGCTCCACAAAACAAAGCAACCCTGAGCCAGATATACAAATATGTGGAGAACTATTATACTTTTTATAACAAGCGAAAAGCAGGATGGCAAAATTCAATTAGGCACAATTTGTCTCTGAACAACTGTTTTCAGAAAGTGTCAAGAAAGGAGGATGACCCAG GCAAAGGCAATTACTGGACACTGGATCCTAAATGCAAAAAGACGTTTGACAACGGGAAATTTCGCCGGACAAAAAAGCGCACATCTGAGTCCAATAAGGTTGAAGGTCACCCAGTTCTAGGGAGGAAAAGTGGTGAAAGGCCATCTATGAGTACCCCATCATCCACCGTGGTGGAAGCATCCTCGGAAGATCTGAAGAGCACAGCTCCCTCAGAAATCACATCAACCGCTTGTTTAAACAACTTTTTCAGCAGTATGACTTGCTCCTTGGACTCCACCTCAATGACCTCCTCCTTAGACTCCACCTCAGCTAACAGGCAGATGTCTCTGGGCTTGGTCAATGAACTCTCCCAGAGGAACATCACTGGACTAAGCAGTTACACCTCAGGCTCCTTGGCAGTACAATCGGCAGATTTACAGGACACTTTTCATCTCACCAGAGGCCCCTAT